In uncultured Desulfuromonas sp., the genomic stretch AAATCTCGATCTGGTGATTTTTGTCGTTCTGCTTTGTCTGGGCTACTCCGCCGGAAGCTGGGCCGAAAGAAAACACTACAAAGCCATTGAAACACGGGAGCAGGAGCTGCTTGACATGGCCGTTGTTACGGCGGAAGGGAGCTTTCCGAAAAACAATGTTGCCCAGGCGGTTCTCGTCACCGGCAGTGCGGTCATTTCCATCGACTACTTTAAACGCCTGCTGGCTATTTTGCGCAATATTTTCGGCGGCCGGGTCAAATCCTACGAATCGCTGGTGGATCGCGCCCGACGTGAAGCAATTTTGCGCATGAAGGCCGCCGCCAAGGAGCAAGGCGCGGGCATGATTGTCAATCTTCGCCTGGAAACCTCCGCCATTGGTCGCAATGCCAATCAGAAGAAGCAGATCGGCAGCGTGGAAGCCATTGCCTACGGCACGGCGGTACGTTTTAACCAATCATGAAATTCACACCGAAACAGCTGCCGGGAAACGTCAACGTTTCCCGGACGCATCCTCTCGTTGAATTTTTTTGGCTGGTTTCCGGGATCGTGATCTTGGGCGCGGTGTTTGTCTTCGCCCTCGGCTTTACCACGGATTGGGTGGCGGAAAAGGCTCCGCTCTCCCTTGAGAACTGGATTGGCAACCAGACGCTGAAACATTTCCCCGGCGAGGGGAACCCGGAGCTGAGCCAACGGTTGGACGCCCTTTTGGCGTCGGCAGACTCAGAACCGGGTCTGCAACGGTATTCGTTTCGGATTTTATTGCTTGAAAGCGATGAGGTGAATGCCGCAGCTCTGCCCGGCGGGACGATTGTGATTTTTTCCGGGCTGCTGGAGGAGATCGCTTCGGAAAACGAGCTGATGATGGTGATCGGCCACGAGCTGGGCCATTTTGCCCACCGCGACCACCTGCGCGGACTTGGCCGCGGTCTCGGCATTGCCATGGCCACGGCGATGATTTTTGGACAGGACAGTGGGTTCAGTGACCTGGTCGCCAAAGCGGTTCTGCCGGTCCAGGCCGGGTATTCCCAACGCCAGGAGCGCGCAGCAGACCTTTTTGCGCTGGACCTGTTAGCCCACTATTACGGACACTGCGGCGGTGCCAGCGATTTCTTTGTCCGCCATGCTGCCGAAAGCGGCCCCAAGCTGACCTATTTACTCGCCTCCCACCCTCACCCCCAGGCACGTATTGAAGCCTTGAACCAGATGATTGAGCAAAAGCATTACGCTCTCCAGCCCCCCGAACCGTTGGGTCAGGACCTACGCAAGATCATGGAG encodes the following:
- a CDS encoding YbjQ family protein, with amino-acid sequence MDLLLENLDLVIFVVLLCLGYSAGSWAERKHYKAIETREQELLDMAVVTAEGSFPKNNVAQAVLVTGSAVISIDYFKRLLAILRNIFGGRVKSYESLVDRARREAILRMKAAAKEQGAGMIVNLRLETSAIGRNANQKKQIGSVEAIAYGTAVRFNQS
- a CDS encoding M48 family metallopeptidase, with product MKFTPKQLPGNVNVSRTHPLVEFFWLVSGIVILGAVFVFALGFTTDWVAEKAPLSLENWIGNQTLKHFPGEGNPELSQRLDALLASADSEPGLQRYSFRILLLESDEVNAAALPGGTIVIFSGLLEEIASENELMMVIGHELGHFAHRDHLRGLGRGLGIAMATAMIFGQDSGFSDLVAKAVLPVQAGYSQRQERAADLFALDLLAHYYGHCGGASDFFVRHAAESGPKLTYLLASHPHPQARIEALNQMIEQKHYALQPPEPLGQDLRKIMEFDQAKN